The stretch of DNA GCTTCCTTTGGATGCCCGCCTTCGTGCAAAACTTGAGCCAATTGAAAATTCAAGTTAGCGAGCGTCAGATCATTTTTACCAGCGGCGTGATCCTGGATTGGAATAGCTCTGCGCAACGCGCTCTCGGCAAGAGTTAGCTTGTCTAATTTGCGGTAGACGAACGACAATTCCATCAAAATCGGAACGATTTCACGACTGTTCAAGCCAGAACCTCTCTCAGTTACATCAAGAGCTTCTTCAAATTCAATTTTCGCATCATCATATTTCTTGTTTTTGAACGACTCTTTCCCTGACATGAACGCGGCTTGAGCATTAGCATCAGGCAGGTTGGCCGTCACTTGATCGGCAGAGCCGGCTCCCGCCGTTCCAGTCTGACTGCCGGCTGAACCGCCCTGAGAATTCTTGAACATCAAAAAGCCGATCACGCCAATCACCACTACAGACACAGCAGCAATAGCGATCAACATTACTTTATTACCGTCAGCCATTCGCTTTCGCAAGTGCGAAGAGGCACCGTGCTTGGTATCAGAAGCAGGGACTGAATGCGCAGAAGCAGAGCGCGAACTGGAACGCGGAGGAGGTGACGGAGCGGCACTTTCCTCGCGAGCGGCTACTTGAGACAGGGAAACAGGAGGCTCAGAGGGGCGAGGCTTAGCAGATCGCACACGTGAAGGATCGGATTCTGCCGCAGCCGCCGAAGCCACTGCCGGTGGTGCAGACTGAGCAGCGGGAGCATTAGCAACGGGCTTAGACCTGGGGGCATCGCCTGGCACAGGTAACGACGTCGAAGATGCAGTGGAAGCGGCGCTTCCGGCCGGCTGAGCAGCCGGCGAAGTTTCTCCATGGCGTTTCCATAACGGCATGGGTCCTTCTACAGTCGGTGTGGGAGCCGGGGCATTTTTACCTGAACGCTTATCTACGTACTTCTCGAGCGCTTCCTTGAACTCGTTCATGTTCTGATAGCGATCGGCTGGGTCTTTTGCCAGAGCCTTGAAAATGACAGCTTCCAGGTCCGGCGGAATATTCAACTCGGTATCGAATGGCGCAGGCGGTTCAGACACCTGTTTAAACAAAAGCTCGATGATGTCTTCGCCGGAGAAAACCGGTCGACCGGAAAGAGTGCGATACATGACGCAGCCCATCGAATAAATATCAGACCGTGCGTCAGTCTCCTTCCCCCTGCACTGCTCCGGACTCATATAGGAGGGACTTCCATACACCTCGCCGGTTTTCGTGAGCTCACCGACGCCCTGGTTGAGTAGCTTGGCAATACCAAAGTCGACAATCTTGACGAAATCAGCCTGATCTCCAAAATTTACCAGCATGATATTGCTGGGCTTAATGTCGCGGTGCAGAACCCCTTTCTGATGCGCGTGCGCCAGCCCGGCACAGGCTTGAATAAAGATATTGACCGCCCGATCGGGTTCGACATGGTGCTCGTTCTCGAGCACATCAGCCAGGCTTGTACCTTCCAGATAGTCCATAACCATGTACGGCTGACCCTCTCCGGTCAAGCCGAAATCATAGACAGTAAGAATGTTGGGCAGACTCAAGCAACTGGCAGCTTGCGCCTCCAGCTGAAAGCGCTTGAGCGTGTCCTTGCTCGAAATCATGTGCTTATGCAACATCTTTATGGCAACAATGCGATTCATCAGCTTGTGGCGAGCCTTATAAACCAGACCCATGCCACCGCCACCGATGACTTCCAGAATCTCATAGCGGTCGGCGAGCACTGTGCCCACCATCTGGTCTTCTTCGCCAATAGCCGTGAGCGGCGTGTTGTCGTCCGGGCAAACAGTTGTTTCCCAGTCAAACTCTTTCCCGCAGGTTATGCAGGCTCTTTTGGTGCCTAGTTT from Candidatus Melainabacteria bacterium encodes:
- a CDS encoding serine/threonine protein kinase; translation: MEQKDKLGTKRACITCGKEFDWETTVCPDDNTPLTAIGEEDQMVGTVLADRYEILEVIGGGGMGLVYKARHKLMNRIVAIKMLHKHMISSKDTLKRFQLEAQAASCLSLPNILTVYDFGLTGEGQPYMVMDYLEGTSLADVLENEHHVEPDRAVNIFIQACAGLAHAHQKGVLHRDIKPSNIMLVNFGDQADFVKIVDFGIAKLLNQGVGELTKTGEVYGSPSYMSPEQCRGKETDARSDIYSMGCVMYRTLSGRPVFSGEDIIELLFKQVSEPPAPFDTELNIPPDLEAVIFKALAKDPADRYQNMNEFKEALEKYVDKRSGKNAPAPTPTVEGPMPLWKRHGETSPAAQPAGSAASTASSTSLPVPGDAPRSKPVANAPAAQSAPPAVASAAAAESDPSRVRSAKPRPSEPPVSLSQVAAREESAAPSPPPRSSSRSASAHSVPASDTKHGASSHLRKRMADGNKVMLIAIAAVSVVVIGVIGFLMFKNSQGGSAGSQTGTAGAGSADQVTANLPDANAQAAFMSGKESFKNKKYDDAKIEFEEALDVTERGSGLNSREIVPILMELSFVYRKLDKLTLAESALRRAIPIQDHAAGKNDLTLANLNFQLAQVLHEGGHPKEADKYGRTALNIKKSALSVDNPQVGEIQTFLSANLPGSTAAAIKGESVPKSAGTPVQEKPPATAIAAPPKNERPAVTTSAPTKPENPSAETAPAKAEKPNPEPAPNTPPVTASATTASHAHHPRVRRSPSSHSSSTKSSSSAPPPIRHRRAYSSYGF